CATGGTTCGCCTACTCTTCTGGATCGCCCTGATCGCCGCCGCGTTCTGGCTGTGGCGCAAGTTCAAGACCAGTCAGCAATCGCCTGCTGAGCCGCGCCTGCAGGACCCGCTGCAGATGGTGCGCTGCGCCCATTGCGGCG
This sequence is a window from Pseudomonas maumuensis. Protein-coding genes within it:
- a CDS encoding PP0621 family protein, with translation MVRLLFWIALIAAAFWLWRKFKTSQQSPAEPRLQDPLQMVRCAHCGVHLPNDRALQLGKEWYCSQQHLEQGPGQQR